GAAGTTTTTTATGAGTTTTTGATGTGAATTTTAAATTAAAAATCATATTTTCACCTCTAATTTACTATTAAAAAATACTAAAGCATTCTGCTCCATAAAAGATTCTAAGGTCGAACCTTTTAAGTAGGAATATTTTATGAATCACAATGTAAGTATTTTATTGCATTATATACTATTCTTACATAAATGCAAAGTTTAATAAAGAGTTAGTTGCATAGTTTTTTTGTGTGGAAGAAGCTTGAGCTTTAATGTTTATTAATTCGCATACTATTAAGATTATGGAAAATAATACGATTATATTAAAATAAAATAAAAAAACATATATAAAAGTTAAGTGTTAAATGTTGATATTTGTTGTAAAAATGAGAAATTTAAAAATGCTCAATGATTTTTGTAAATGGTCGAAATTAAAGTTAAAGAATCGGGTACAGGTCATGGTAATACTAGGTAAGAAAACAATTATTTATTGTAAATATTAAAAATTAAATTGTAATTATATTAGGGAAAGCAACGATTTTGTTAATTTGATTAAATATAATTATTGAAAAATCTAAATAATAAAAAAATTCTAATAAATTATATCAAAAAATGTTGAATTGTTGTATAATAAAAAACAATACAGTATAATAATTTAAAAGTATTTTTGAATTATTTATAACTTAAAATACGGTGGGAATGCGAATAACAAAATTATTTTCCAATATTTTAGGATAGGGTGAGAGAATTGAATAAGTTCAAAGTAAATACCATTGATTGCGACAATAGTTATATTCTCGCAGAAGATATATATTCGTACAATGATGTCAAATTTATTAGCAAAGATACACCGATTAATAGTTATATAAAAAGTAAGCTTTTAACTAGTGGTATAGGTAAGGTTAATGTTTATAAAAAAAATGAGGCAAAGCAGAAAATTCCTAAAAAGAGAGAGTACGAGGAATTCAAAGCAGAGTACGAAGAAAACGTATTAAAGCTCAAGGATCTTATTGTAGGGGCTTGTAATGGTAAGAAAATTGATCAAGAAGCAATACAAAATATGACACAAAATATTTATGATGATATTGTTAATACAGATTGCTTAATTAAGTATGCAGGTAATATAAAAGATAAAGACGAGTATACTTTTTATCATAGCATGAATGTAGCTTTCTATGGAATGTTAATAGCTAAGTGGATGAATTTATCTGAAGAGCAAATTAAAGAGGTAATATCTGCAGGACTTCTTCATGATCTTGGAAAAATAAAGATTAAAGATAGCATTTTAAACAAGCCTGGAAGGCTTACTGATGAAGAATTTGAGGAAATGAAGAAACATCCACTTTATGGGTATGAAACAGTTAAGGATGATCCTACTATTAAGGATGATATAAAGAATGTTATATTACAACATCATGAAAGAATAAATGGTACAGGATATCCATATGGAATCAAAGCTGATCAAATGGGATTATATTCTAGAATTATATCAATAGCAGATGTATATGATGCAATGACTTCTGATAGGGTTTATAAAAAGAGAAAACCTCCATTTAGAGCTTTTGAAATGTTTGGTTCTGAAGGTATATCTATTTTTGATACGGACATACTCAGAGTGTTTTTGAGTAACATAAATGTTTATTTTATAGGTGCGGAAGTGCTTCTTAATGACGGAAGAAAAGGGGAAATAGTTTATATACCACCTAATAACCTTCTTCAGGCAATAGTTAAAATAAATAATGATTACATTGAGGTTTCCAGAGGGAGCGGTAGTTATATAAGTGAAGTTATTAGAATGAACGTTCCGTAAATTTAAAATACGATGAAAAGGAATCTATTATCTTTTTCATCGTATTTTTAATTATATAAAGATATTTATTTTGCTGTGGTTTGAAGTTCTTCTTTGCATTGCTTACATACACGTACGCCCTTAAAGTAGCTTATATCACTTAAAGAATTACAGAAAGTGCATCCTGGTGCATATTTTCTTAGAACTATATGGCTTTCAACTTCGTCGATGAAAATTTCAAGAGAATCTCCTTCGTTTATATTGAGCTGAGATCTAGTTTCTTTTGGTATAACTATTCTTCCAAGTTCATCTACTTTTCTAACAATTCCAATTGAATTCATTTTATTCACTCCTATTAATTTATACTATATTACAATTTTATAAAAAAAATTCAAAATATCAAGGTACAAATTTTCATTATATGGGAACTATTATGAAAAAACGTAGAAAAATTAATAAAATTTATAAAATTTTTTTAAATTAAGTTTAAATCAATGTTAAAATAAGTAAAACAATAAAATAATATTATAATCTTGACTATATAGTTTATATTTGCTATCATGAGTTTAAAATATATGTTAAAAGCTTTGATAAGAAGGAGTATATGTATCTTTGAAATAAAGAGAGGAAATAAAAGGTGAGAGATTTCCATGATGGATATGTAGAAGGTAGTCTTGGAGCTTTGATATGAACGTCAAATTGATTATTAAGTATCAACGAAATTCCATCGTTAAAGGGAAGTAGTATCGGCTAAGGCCCGTACTATATTAAGAGCGTATATATACGAATATAGGTGGTACCGCGGAAAGTAATCTTCGTCCTAATTAAGAAACCAGTATGAAGCTTTGTTCTTTGAGTAGAACATAGGTTAGTAGGTTTTTAAACTAGGAGGGAGTTTTTTTTATATAAAAAATTAGGGGTGAAAAAAATGAAATTAAGTGGGGCAGAAATTATAATTAAGTTATTAGAAAAGGAGGGAATAGAGGTTATTGCTGGAATACCAGGAGGTTCAAGCCTTCCAATGTATAATGCACTTAGTAAGAGCAGTATAAAGCATATTCTCGCAAGACATGAGCAAGGTGCAGGATTTATAAGTCAAGGTATAGCAAGGACAACAGGGAAAGCAGCAGTATGTTTTGCAACGTCAGGTCCAGGAGTTACTAATTTATTAACAGCAATTGCAGATGCTAAATTAGATTCAGTACCAATAATAGTTATAACTGGCCAAGTTCCATATAAATCAATGGGAACAGATGCATTTCAGGAAGTAGATACCTATGGTCTTACAGTACCAATAACTAAGCACAATTTTCTCGTAAGATCAGTAGAAGAATTGACTTATATAATTCCAAAAGCATTTGAAATAGCGGAGACAGGGAGGCCAGGACCTGTGGTTATAGATGTGCCTAAGGACATACAGAATGAAATAATAGAAATTGAAATTTCAGAAAATATAGACAATAAAGATAAAGCGATAAATATTGATATATATGAAATTGAAAAAATTGCTCATGCTGTAAATAAAGCTAAAAAACCGTTGTTTATCATAGGGGGTGGTGTTACAAATTCGGATTCAGGTTATTTGGTTAGAGACATTTCACAGAAAAATGATATTCCAGTAGCAGCTACCCTTATGGGATTAGGCAATTATCCAAGTGAAAGTAGTTTGTTTATTGGAATGCTTGGGATGCATGGAGAAGTTGCAACTAACCTCATAGTAAATGAAGCAGATTTGGTTTTAGCATTTGGTATAAGATTTGATGATAGAGCTACTGGAGATATAAAAAAGTTTTGTCCTAATGCAACTATTGTTCATGTAGATATAGATTCTGCAGAAATAGACAAATTAAAGAAGAGTAAGTATTCTATTGCAGGAGATGTAAAAGAGGTTCTATTAAAGTTAAAACCATTTATAAAGGTAAATAAACGTGAAGCTTGGAAGAAAGAAATAAAAGAAATAAAGACAAAACATTTAATGCCAGGGGTAACCTTAAGTGATGATATAAATAATCCTATTAATTTAATTAAAGTACTTAATGGTTTGCTTGATGATGATACCATAATAACTACAGATGTAGGTCAACATCAAATGTGGGTAGCTCAGCATTATAATTTTAGAAGACCAAGAAAATTTATTACCTCTGGGGGTCTTGGTACTATGGGATTTGGGCTACCAGCAGCTATAGGAGCAGCAGTTGCAAATCCGGATAAAAAGGTTGTATGCATAAGTGGAGATGGGTCTTTTATGATGAACTTGCAGGAGCTTTCAACACTTCAAGAATTAAATTTAAATGTTACAGTTATTATATTAAATAATGGATGTTTAGGACTTGTAAGGCAGCAGCAGGAACTTTTTTATGAAGGCAGATATATTGCATGTAAGTTTAAGAGTAAGCAAGATTTCTCACTTATAGCGGCTGGGTTTGGAATTAAAAGTTATTGTTTAAAAAATGAAAAAGATCCCATATGTACATTAAAGAAGGCTTTGCTTAATAAGGAACCTTGCGTTATAGATGTACTTATTAATGAAAATGAAAATGTTTTGCCTATGGTGCCACCAGGAGGTGGAAATTGTGAAATGGTAGGAGGTAAATAGATATGGAAAATACAAAACATGTTATTGTTGAGTTACTTGTAAGAAATCACCCTGGGGTTATGTCACATATTACAGGCTTATTTGCTAGAAGAGCATTTAATTTGGAGGGCATATTGTGTTCTAGAATAGATGTGGGGGAAAAAAGCCGTATGTATCTTCTTGTTCAAAGAGATGATAATCTGGATCAAATTACTAAACAGCTTGAAAAGTTGTATGATGTTGTCAATGTTAATGTGTATGAAGAATATAATGAGAATGTGTTTGATGAAGTACAAAAGCTTATATTTTTACAATAAGTTAACAAAATTTCCTTGTAATATAACAGGGATATAGGTATAATTAAACTATGATTGTAAGAAGGAGGTCGTTAATATGAAAAGTGTATGTTTATCAAAATTAAAGAAATCATTTGCGACCTTAACGGTAATAGTAAGAAAGTAACTAATTTATTCATTGATAGTGAAGCCATGGGGGGAGTTAACCTGTGGTTTTATTTTTGAAAAAAAGTTTTACATCTATGCCAATAGCCTTAAGGTTGCAAAAATCTTAGGCTATTTATTTTTGGTTTGTAAAAATAGGAGGATGTAGAATTGATAATTAAAGAATTAAATTGTTTAAGTAGTAAATTAATCAAAGATATAGAGAAGTTGATTAGTGATTGTAATAAATTTGATGGAGTAGAGCATGAAATTAATTTAGATGAAGGTTTTAATTTTAATAAGTATATGAATTGGTTATTTGTTATTTATGAAGGAGATATAGCTGTAAGTGTTTTAAGTATATTTGCACCAAGAAAAGAAGAAGGAGAAATATCTGCTTGTACATTACCTAGTTATAGAGAAAAGGGATATTTCAAAAAGCTTTACACTAGGGCAATAGAAGAATTAAGAAAATATAACATACCCAAGAAGTTGTTTATATGTCCTAAAGAATCTAAAACAGGTAAAGCGGTAATTAAGAAAAATAATGGTATATACAAATTTGCAGAATATACAATGAAATTTAATAAAAATGAATTTGTAAGGTTAAGTAAATATACATCAAAATTGATTGAAATAAATATTAATGAACTTGATAAAATATCTAAAGTAGCATCAGTTATATATAATGAATCATTAGAAGAAGCTAGATCAACTATGAAAAATGCAATAGAGGCTAAAGAAAGAATTCAGTTTAAATTAATGTTTCAAAAAAACGATATTGGAATGGTAGCAGTACATTTTTATAATAATAAAGTATCAATCTTTTCTGTTGGAATATTACCTGAATATAGAGGATTTGGATTAGGTAGAGAAATGATGTGTATGGTTTTAGAATATCTGGTTAAAAATAATTATGGGCAGATATTTCTTGAAGTGAACAGTGATAACAATATAGCATTTAAACTATACAAAAGTTTAGGTTTTGAAGTTACAACAGAAATAGATTATTATGAAAAGTAAAAAAAATATTGTACATTAATATTACCTAATATGACATGAAAAAAGTATTGTATTCGATAAAATGTTACAATAATTTTTTAAAAAATATGATTTAAATAATTATTACAAAAAAAATTAAATTATATTAATAACTATGTTGACTTATAATGTAAATAATGCTATAATTTAAACA
The Clostridium felsineum DSM 794 DNA segment above includes these coding regions:
- a CDS encoding HD-GYP domain-containing protein, producing the protein MNKFKVNTIDCDNSYILAEDIYSYNDVKFISKDTPINSYIKSKLLTSGIGKVNVYKKNEAKQKIPKKREYEEFKAEYEENVLKLKDLIVGACNGKKIDQEAIQNMTQNIYDDIVNTDCLIKYAGNIKDKDEYTFYHSMNVAFYGMLIAKWMNLSEEQIKEVISAGLLHDLGKIKIKDSILNKPGRLTDEEFEEMKKHPLYGYETVKDDPTIKDDIKNVILQHHERINGTGYPYGIKADQMGLYSRIISIADVYDAMTSDRVYKKRKPPFRAFEMFGSEGISIFDTDILRVFLSNINVYFIGAEVLLNDGRKGEIVYIPPNNLLQAIVKINNDYIEVSRGSGSYISEVIRMNVP
- a CDS encoding GNAT family N-acetyltransferase, producing MIIKELNCLSSKLIKDIEKLISDCNKFDGVEHEINLDEGFNFNKYMNWLFVIYEGDIAVSVLSIFAPRKEEGEISACTLPSYREKGYFKKLYTRAIEELRKYNIPKKLFICPKESKTGKAVIKKNNGIYKFAEYTMKFNKNEFVRLSKYTSKLIEININELDKISKVASVIYNESLEEARSTMKNAIEAKERIQFKLMFQKNDIGMVAVHFYNNKVSIFSVGILPEYRGFGLGREMMCMVLEYLVKNNYGQIFLEVNSDNNIAFKLYKSLGFEVTTEIDYYEK
- the ilvN gene encoding acetolactate synthase small subunit; this encodes MENTKHVIVELLVRNHPGVMSHITGLFARRAFNLEGILCSRIDVGEKSRMYLLVQRDDNLDQITKQLEKLYDVVNVNVYEEYNENVFDEVQKLIFLQ
- a CDS encoding AbrB/MazE/SpoVT family DNA-binding domain-containing protein, which codes for MNSIGIVRKVDELGRIVIPKETRSQLNINEGDSLEIFIDEVESHIVLRKYAPGCTFCNSLSDISYFKGVRVCKQCKEELQTTAK
- the ilvB gene encoding biosynthetic-type acetolactate synthase large subunit; this translates as MKLSGAEIIIKLLEKEGIEVIAGIPGGSSLPMYNALSKSSIKHILARHEQGAGFISQGIARTTGKAAVCFATSGPGVTNLLTAIADAKLDSVPIIVITGQVPYKSMGTDAFQEVDTYGLTVPITKHNFLVRSVEELTYIIPKAFEIAETGRPGPVVIDVPKDIQNEIIEIEISENIDNKDKAINIDIYEIEKIAHAVNKAKKPLFIIGGGVTNSDSGYLVRDISQKNDIPVAATLMGLGNYPSESSLFIGMLGMHGEVATNLIVNEADLVLAFGIRFDDRATGDIKKFCPNATIVHVDIDSAEIDKLKKSKYSIAGDVKEVLLKLKPFIKVNKREAWKKEIKEIKTKHLMPGVTLSDDINNPINLIKVLNGLLDDDTIITTDVGQHQMWVAQHYNFRRPRKFITSGGLGTMGFGLPAAIGAAVANPDKKVVCISGDGSFMMNLQELSTLQELNLNVTVIILNNGCLGLVRQQQELFYEGRYIACKFKSKQDFSLIAAGFGIKSYCLKNEKDPICTLKKALLNKEPCVIDVLINENENVLPMVPPGGGNCEMVGGK